A part of Desulfomicrobium baculatum DSM 4028 genomic DNA contains:
- a CDS encoding hybrid sensor histidine kinase/response regulator: MRSRMTGVLEEFEVPWNIELALQFHPGKKRLVVIGDQSMTGVAIANQVRAQVPGLPKEIEVEFLDEFTLDELVAKVRFASADSIFFFIPFYKDVGEAVYSAQDLLEIVWRETGVPLYSAWEFLLGHGMVGGKMISGFSHGQAVAEMGLRILDGESPADIEISISPDDPPKFDYRVLMRLGINQNLLPEGSILINEPSPFYSINRHQFWTIIISLVILSLVLILLVINIWERKQIEVRIKNQLSFLRTLMDTLPIPIYFTDRSGAIAGINRAFEHWFGVSWEHDKGFESQELALVETRFAPLLDLRMDSYEAQIRHGDGTLRPAVLHKATYADAQGENAGIVGVIYDISDRKKAEDDLRAAEEKYRTIFENSALGIFQTTPDGSWMVANPALARMLGYASPEALIAGNPNISSLYFQQSDRERVVDLYQQNRGSVEFEVLFRTRAGEIITANLNARAVRGCNDDFCHFEGFVEDITDRKAAELALAASEAMLQLVLDTIPQLVHWKDRELRIIGANRNFLAHVGQTELSVIYGKKYAEVVSYAHEVEQISRLDQEVVETDEPRFRLRLETRNLAGENMWLLVNKVPLHGPHGEVVGILSTAEDITQTMNLEKQLLQSQKMEAIGTLAGGIAHDFNNILTSIMNSTELAMEDIPEDSLNWKDLERSLKAAVRGSGLIKQILTFSRPTQEGFLPTDLREVVSEAVALIRVSMPRNITVLAEIEDDLPLCLADPTQVHQIVMNLATNAFQALGEGGGNISIRLSKMILDRDDAQLGNLVPGVYSRLCIEDDGPGIDEDIQDKIYDPFFTTKGKGEGTGLGLAVVHGIVRNHGGEIRLVSTAGFTRFDILLPTMNELCLLPGECAGALAMGNERLAFIEDDEDQLLLIPRVLEQLGYEVHSFQNPAEAVFTLCEEGLPFDLVITDFDMPGMNGFDVAGILQERRPDLPVIMVSGRKQAEEFLGQAGNIKFFLSKPYNKDMLGRAIRDVLDKEA; this comes from the coding sequence ATGCGTTCACGCATGACCGGAGTGCTGGAAGAATTCGAAGTGCCGTGGAATATCGAACTGGCGCTTCAATTTCATCCGGGAAAGAAGCGCCTGGTGGTCATCGGTGATCAGAGCATGACCGGGGTGGCCATTGCCAATCAGGTCCGGGCGCAGGTTCCCGGCCTGCCCAAGGAGATCGAGGTCGAATTTCTGGATGAGTTCACTCTCGACGAATTGGTGGCAAAAGTGCGTTTCGCTTCTGCCGACAGCATCTTTTTCTTCATCCCCTTTTACAAGGATGTGGGCGAGGCCGTGTATTCGGCCCAGGATCTGCTTGAAATAGTATGGCGGGAAACGGGCGTGCCGCTCTACAGCGCCTGGGAGTTTTTGCTCGGCCACGGCATGGTGGGTGGAAAGATGATCAGCGGATTCAGCCACGGCCAGGCCGTGGCGGAGATGGGGCTGCGCATTCTGGACGGCGAATCCCCGGCCGACATTGAAATATCCATCAGTCCGGACGATCCGCCCAAGTTCGACTACCGCGTCCTCATGCGCCTGGGCATCAATCAGAACCTGTTGCCCGAAGGCAGCATCCTCATCAACGAGCCTTCCCCGTTCTATTCCATCAACAGGCACCAGTTCTGGACCATCATCATAAGTCTGGTCATCTTGTCGCTGGTGCTCATCCTGCTGGTGATCAACATCTGGGAGCGCAAGCAGATCGAGGTGCGGATCAAGAACCAGCTCTCGTTTCTGCGCACCCTCATGGATACGCTGCCCATCCCCATCTATTTCACGGACCGCAGCGGAGCCATCGCTGGAATAAACCGGGCGTTCGAGCACTGGTTCGGGGTCAGCTGGGAGCATGACAAGGGTTTCGAGTCCCAGGAGCTGGCGCTGGTCGAGACGCGTTTTGCGCCCCTGCTCGACCTGCGCATGGATTCCTACGAGGCCCAGATCCGGCACGGCGACGGCACGTTGCGCCCGGCGGTGCTGCACAAGGCCACCTACGCCGACGCCCAGGGTGAGAATGCCGGGATAGTCGGCGTCATCTACGACATCTCCGATCGCAAGAAAGCCGAGGACGATCTGCGCGCAGCCGAGGAAAAATACCGCACCATTTTCGAAAATTCGGCCCTGGGCATTTTTCAGACCACGCCCGATGGCTCCTGGATGGTCGCAAACCCTGCCCTGGCCAGGATGCTCGGCTACGCGAGCCCGGAAGCGCTGATCGCGGGCAATCCGAATATCTCGTCCCTGTATTTTCAGCAAAGCGATCGGGAGAGGGTTGTCGACCTCTACCAGCAAAACAGAGGCAGTGTGGAGTTCGAGGTTCTTTTCCGCACCCGTGCCGGCGAAATCATTACCGCCAATCTGAACGCCCGTGCCGTGCGCGGATGCAATGACGATTTCTGCCATTTCGAGGGATTCGTGGAGGACATCACGGACCGCAAGGCTGCGGAGCTGGCTCTGGCCGCATCCGAGGCCATGTTGCAGCTGGTCCTTGATACCATCCCCCAGCTTGTGCACTGGAAGGATCGCGAATTGAGAATCATCGGCGCGAATCGAAATTTTCTGGCGCATGTCGGCCAGACCGAACTTTCGGTCATTTACGGCAAGAAGTACGCCGAGGTTGTGAGCTATGCCCATGAGGTGGAGCAGATTTCCAGGCTCGACCAGGAAGTGGTCGAGACCGACGAGCCGCGATTTCGACTGCGTCTGGAGACGCGCAACCTGGCCGGCGAGAACATGTGGCTGCTGGTCAACAAGGTGCCCCTGCACGGACCGCACGGGGAGGTGGTGGGTATCCTCAGCACTGCCGAGGACATTACCCAGACCATGAACCTGGAAAAACAGCTGCTACAGTCTCAGAAAATGGAGGCGATCGGCACTCTAGCCGGAGGAATCGCCCATGATTTCAATAATATATTGACATCGATCATGAACTCTACCGAACTCGCCATGGAAGATATCCCCGAAGACAGCCTGAACTGGAAGGATCTGGAGCGCTCTCTCAAGGCCGCTGTTCGCGGCAGCGGTCTGATCAAGCAGATTCTGACTTTCAGCAGGCCAACCCAGGAAGGATTTCTGCCCACGGACCTGCGTGAGGTCGTCAGTGAAGCCGTGGCCCTCATTCGCGTGTCCATGCCGCGCAACATCACGGTCCTGGCCGAAATTGAAGACGACCTGCCGCTCTGCCTGGCCGACCCGACACAGGTTCATCAGATCGTCATGAACCTTGCGACCAACGCATTTCAGGCTTTGGGCGAGGGCGGCGGCAATATTTCCATCCGCTTGAGCAAAATGATCTTGGACCGCGATGACGCGCAGCTCGGCAATCTTGTCCCGGGAGTCTACAGCAGGCTGTGTATCGAAGACGACGGTCCCGGCATCGACGAGGATATCCAGGACAAGATCTACGATCCGTTCTTCACCACCAAGGGCAAGGGCGAGGGGACCGGCCTGGGGCTGGCCGTGGTGCATGGAATCGTGCGCAACCATGGTGGCGAAATCAGGCTCGTCAGCACTGCGGGTTTCACCCGCTTCGACATCCTGCTGCCGACCATGAACGAGCTGTGCCTCCTGCCCGGCGAGTGTGCGGGCGCTCTGGCCATGGGCAATGAGAGGCTGGCCTTCATCGAGGACGACGAGGACCAGTTGCTGCTCATACCCCGTGTTCTTGAGCAGCTCGGCTATGAAGTGCATTCCTTTCAGAATCCTGCCGAAGCCGTCTTCACTCTTTGCGAGGAGGGCTTGCCTTTTGATCTGGTCATTACGGATTTTGACATGCCCGGCATGAACGGCTTCGATGTTGCAGGAATTTTGCAAGAGCGTCGGCCTGATTTGCCGGTGATCATGGTTTCCGGGAGAAAGCAGGCCGAGGAATTTCTGGGCCAGGCCGGAAACATCAAATTTTTCCTGAGTAAACCGTACAATAAGGACATGCTCGGACGCGCCATCCGCGATGTTCTGGACAAGGAAGCATAA
- a CDS encoding sigma-54-dependent transcriptional regulator, whose protein sequence is MARILIIDDDPQVCETLQSLNLRLGHECLAAHTLKDGLAYLGRMEFDLVFLDVRLPDGNGLEALGQIRNHEAPPDVIVLTGQGDPDGAELAIQGGVWDYLVKPSPIKQIKETLNRALAYRQEKKAMGQAMALDLKDVVGESSVMRQCYERIAQASGSDSTVLVTGETGTGKELLARTIHRNSLRSARAFVVVDCASLTESLLESILFGHTKGSFTGAARDRTGLVKLADQGTLFLDEIGELPLSAQKTFLRVLQERRFRPVGSNQELESDFRLISATNRDLAVMVKAGEFRQDLFYRINTIQLHLPALREREEDVIILARHHIDKLCRQRNIPIKEMDPELVEMLKRYDWPGNVRELFNTIEQAFVLSGAEKTVYAQHLPQAVRIRVAKTKLGKGRADGEAGPEDALDEVEEALPTLKDFKTSKEREYLLRLVGSHGKDIQKMLAVSGLSRSHLYAMLKKHDIEA, encoded by the coding sequence ATGGCCAGGATACTCATTATCGACGATGATCCGCAGGTTTGCGAGACGCTGCAGAGCCTGAATTTGCGTCTTGGGCACGAGTGCCTCGCGGCCCATACCTTGAAGGACGGGCTGGCCTATCTGGGACGCATGGAGTTCGACCTTGTCTTTCTCGATGTGCGTCTTCCCGACGGCAACGGCCTGGAAGCGCTGGGCCAGATTCGCAACCACGAAGCTCCGCCCGATGTGATCGTATTGACGGGCCAGGGCGATCCCGACGGCGCTGAATTGGCGATCCAGGGCGGGGTTTGGGACTATCTGGTCAAACCCTCGCCCATCAAGCAGATTAAAGAGACCCTGAATCGCGCCCTGGCGTACCGTCAGGAGAAAAAAGCCATGGGCCAGGCAATGGCTCTGGATTTGAAAGACGTGGTGGGGGAGAGCAGCGTCATGCGCCAATGCTACGAACGCATTGCCCAGGCCAGCGGGTCGGACTCCACCGTACTGGTCACCGGAGAGACGGGAACCGGCAAGGAGCTGCTGGCCCGCACCATCCACCGCAACAGTCTGCGCTCGGCGCGGGCTTTTGTTGTCGTCGACTGCGCCTCCCTGACCGAATCCCTGCTTGAGAGCATTCTTTTCGGCCATACCAAAGGCTCGTTCACCGGCGCGGCGCGCGACAGGACAGGGCTGGTCAAGCTGGCGGATCAGGGTACGCTTTTTCTGGATGAAATCGGGGAGTTGCCGCTTTCGGCGCAAAAAACCTTCTTGCGTGTCCTGCAGGAGCGCCGCTTCAGGCCGGTGGGTTCAAACCAGGAACTGGAAAGTGATTTCAGGCTCATCTCGGCCACGAACCGTGACCTTGCGGTCATGGTCAAGGCCGGTGAATTCAGGCAGGATCTGTTCTATCGCATCAACACCATCCAGCTGCATCTGCCCGCCTTGCGCGAACGCGAGGAGGACGTGATCATCCTGGCTCGCCACCATATCGACAAACTGTGCCGGCAAAGAAACATACCGATCAAGGAGATGGATCCGGAGCTGGTCGAGATGCTCAAGCGATACGACTGGCCCGGCAATGTACGCGAACTATTCAATACCATTGAACAGGCGTTCGTGCTGTCGGGGGCCGAGAAAACGGTCTATGCCCAGCACCTGCCCCAGGCAGTGCGTATTCGGGTCGCCAAGACCAAACTGGGTAAAGGGAGAGCTGATGGGGAAGCGGGGCCGGAGGATGCGTTGGATGAAGTGGAGGAGGCCCTGCCCACATTGAAGGACTTCAAAACGTCCAAGGAAAGGGAATACCTGCTTCGGCTCGTGGGCAGCCACGGCAAGGATATTCAGAAGATGCTGGCTGTTTCAGGGCTTTCCAGGTCGCACCTTTACGCCATGCTCAAAAAGCACGATATCGAAGCCTAA
- the nifJ gene encoding pyruvate:ferredoxin (flavodoxin) oxidoreductase, which translates to MAKNMKTMDGNTAVTHIAYAMSDTAAIYPITPSSTMGEIADEWAAQGRLNIFDQKVMVRQMQSEAGAAGAVHGSLAGGALTSTFTCSQGLLLMIPNMYKISGELLPGVFHVSARAVAAHALSIFGDHQDVMACRQTGFAMLASSSVQECMDLALVAHLSSIESSIPFLHFFDGFRSSHEIQKIEVIDYEDIKKVVNHEAIAEFRERAMSPANPSIRGTAQNPDIYYQGREASNVYYDQLSSIVVEQMKKVTSITGRSYKPFDYVGHPQAERVIVAMGSSCETIEEVVRHLLAKGEKVGLVKVRLYRPFLPEYFLQVLPATASVITVLDRTKEPGAKGDPLYKDICTAYMERGEMPEIVAGRYGLGSKEFTPAMVKAVYDNMMVAQPKHHFNVGIDDDVTHTSLDVPAFADTTPAGTVQCKFWGLGSDGTVGANKEAIKIIGDNTDMYAQGYFAYDSKKSGGITVSHLRFGKEPIQSTYLVNAADYIACHKASYVHTYDVLDGIKDGGTFVLNSNWTAEDMEKELPASMRRTIAKKNLKFYNIDAVKIAAEAGLGNRINMVMQTAFFKLANVMPFEEAVALLKKAIKKAYGKKGDKIVNMNIAAVDQASANLIEIKVPAAWADAACECATDQDVPDFVKNVMRPILAQKGDSLPVSAFEPDGLFPVATSQFEKRGVAINVPEWIAANCIQCNQCSFVCPHAAIIPVLLTEEEMADAPETFETLDAIGKEFKGMKFRIQVNALDCMGCGNCADICPAKNTALVMKPLETQTGREVPNYDFSVTVPFKDNLTRRDTVKGSQFQKPLMEFSGACAGCGETPYVKVMTQLFGERMIIANATGCSSIWGASAPTTPYTVNADGHGPAWGNSLFEDAAEFGYGIQMAYAQRQAKLADLVAKALEGELPEDLAEAFKGWLENRANAEKCKEYGDNVRDILAFMHRDELLDAIYEREELFAKNSFWIFGGDGWAYDIGYGGLDHVLASGEDINVLVMDTEVYSNTGGQSSKATPLGSIAKFAAAGKRTGKKDLGRMVMSYGYVYVATVSMGYDKQQLLKALREAEAYPGPSLIIAYAPCINQGLRRGMGKTQLESKLAVQSGYWPLYRFNPLLSEEGKNPFILDSKAPDGSIQEFLASENRYALLEKIAPEDSKRLRTQIEQDYLQRFEMYEYLAKQEPTAGKAASAPVTVSAAAGEGCTLTATAEHAGANKPGLPCDDGRAGK; encoded by the coding sequence ATGGCTAAAAATATGAAAACCATGGATGGAAATACCGCCGTCACCCATATCGCTTATGCGATGAGCGACACGGCAGCAATTTATCCGATCACCCCGTCCTCGACCATGGGAGAGATCGCTGATGAATGGGCCGCGCAGGGGCGACTCAATATTTTTGATCAGAAGGTCATGGTTCGCCAGATGCAGTCCGAGGCCGGCGCTGCCGGTGCGGTGCACGGCTCCCTGGCCGGTGGCGCGCTGACCTCCACCTTTACCTGTTCCCAGGGCCTTTTGCTCATGATCCCGAACATGTACAAGATTTCCGGCGAATTGCTTCCCGGCGTCTTCCATGTCAGCGCACGCGCCGTTGCCGCGCATGCCCTGTCCATCTTCGGCGATCATCAGGACGTCATGGCCTGTCGCCAGACCGGTTTCGCCATGCTGGCTTCCAGCTCCGTGCAGGAATGCATGGATCTGGCTCTGGTCGCGCACCTGTCTTCCATTGAATCGAGCATCCCCTTCCTGCACTTCTTCGACGGCTTCCGTTCTTCCCATGAAATTCAGAAGATCGAAGTCATCGACTACGAAGACATCAAGAAGGTCGTCAATCACGAGGCCATCGCCGAATTCCGCGAGCGCGCCATGAGCCCGGCCAATCCGTCCATTCGCGGCACCGCCCAGAATCCGGACATTTACTACCAGGGCCGTGAAGCTTCCAATGTCTACTACGATCAGCTCTCTTCCATCGTGGTCGAGCAGATGAAGAAGGTCACCTCCATCACTGGCCGTTCCTACAAGCCTTTCGACTATGTCGGCCACCCGCAGGCCGAGCGCGTCATCGTGGCCATGGGATCTTCCTGTGAAACCATCGAGGAAGTGGTGCGCCACCTCCTGGCCAAGGGCGAGAAGGTCGGCCTGGTCAAGGTCCGCCTGTATCGTCCGTTCCTGCCCGAGTACTTCCTGCAGGTTCTGCCCGCCACGGCTTCCGTCATCACCGTGCTCGACCGCACCAAGGAGCCCGGCGCCAAGGGCGATCCGCTCTACAAGGACATCTGCACCGCCTACATGGAACGCGGCGAAATGCCCGAGATCGTCGCCGGCCGCTATGGCCTCGGCTCCAAGGAGTTCACCCCGGCCATGGTCAAGGCCGTGTATGACAACATGATGGTCGCTCAGCCCAAGCATCACTTCAACGTCGGCATCGACGACGATGTGACCCACACCTCCCTCGACGTGCCGGCCTTCGCCGACACCACCCCGGCCGGCACCGTGCAGTGCAAGTTCTGGGGCCTGGGCTCCGACGGCACCGTCGGCGCCAACAAGGAAGCCATCAAGATCATCGGCGACAACACCGACATGTACGCCCAGGGCTATTTCGCCTACGACTCCAAGAAGTCCGGCGGCATCACCGTGTCCCACCTGCGTTTCGGCAAGGAGCCCATCCAGTCCACGTATCTGGTCAACGCCGCAGACTACATTGCCTGCCACAAGGCCAGCTATGTGCACACCTACGACGTGCTCGACGGCATCAAGGACGGCGGCACCTTCGTCTTGAACTCCAACTGGACCGCCGAGGACATGGAGAAGGAACTACCCGCATCCATGCGCCGCACCATCGCCAAGAAGAACCTCAAGTTCTACAACATCGACGCGGTCAAGATCGCGGCCGAAGCCGGCCTTGGCAACCGCATCAACATGGTCATGCAGACCGCTTTCTTCAAGCTCGCCAACGTCATGCCCTTCGAAGAGGCCGTGGCTCTCTTGAAGAAGGCCATCAAGAAGGCCTACGGCAAGAAGGGCGACAAGATCGTCAACATGAACATCGCCGCCGTGGATCAGGCCTCCGCCAATCTGATCGAGATCAAGGTTCCGGCCGCCTGGGCCGACGCCGCCTGCGAATGCGCAACGGATCAGGATGTGCCTGATTTCGTCAAGAACGTCATGCGTCCCATCCTGGCCCAGAAGGGCGACAGCCTGCCTGTCTCCGCTTTCGAGCCCGATGGTCTGTTCCCTGTGGCCACCTCCCAGTTCGAGAAGCGCGGCGTGGCCATCAACGTGCCCGAATGGATCGCAGCCAACTGCATCCAGTGCAACCAGTGCTCCTTTGTCTGCCCGCACGCGGCCATCATCCCCGTGCTCTTGACCGAAGAAGAGATGGCCGACGCTCCCGAGACCTTCGAGACCCTCGACGCCATCGGCAAGGAATTCAAGGGCATGAAGTTCCGCATCCAGGTCAACGCCCTGGACTGCATGGGCTGCGGTAACTGCGCCGACATCTGTCCGGCCAAGAACACCGCCCTGGTCATGAAGCCCCTGGAGACCCAGACCGGACGCGAAGTGCCCAACTACGACTTCTCGGTCACCGTTCCTTTCAAGGACAACCTGACCCGCCGTGACACCGTCAAGGGCAGTCAGTTCCAGAAGCCGCTGATGGAATTCTCCGGCGCCTGCGCCGGTTGCGGCGAGACCCCGTATGTAAAAGTCATGACCCAGCTCTTCGGCGAGCGCATGATCATCGCCAACGCCACGGGCTGCTCCTCCATCTGGGGCGCTTCCGCTCCGACCACTCCGTACACGGTCAACGCCGATGGTCATGGTCCTGCCTGGGGCAACTCCCTGTTCGAGGATGCGGCCGAATTCGGCTACGGCATCCAGATGGCTTATGCCCAGCGTCAGGCCAAGCTGGCCGACCTGGTCGCCAAGGCCCTGGAAGGCGAACTGCCCGAAGATCTGGCCGAAGCCTTCAAGGGTTGGCTCGAAAATCGCGCCAACGCCGAAAAATGCAAGGAATACGGCGACAACGTTCGTGACATCCTGGCCTTCATGCACCGCGACGAACTGCTCGACGCCATCTATGAGCGCGAAGAGCTGTTCGCCAAGAACTCCTTCTGGATCTTCGGCGGTGACGGATGGGCTTACGATATCGGCTATGGCGGGCTGGATCATGTTCTGGCCTCTGGCGAAGACATCAACGTTCTGGTGATGGACACGGAAGTGTACTCCAACACTGGCGGACAGTCCTCCAAGGCGACTCCGCTTGGTTCCATCGCCAAATTCGCTGCCGCAGGAAAGCGGACAGGGAAGAAGGATCTCGGACGCATGGTCATGAGTTACGGCTATGTCTACGTGGCCACGGTTTCCATGGGCTACGACAAGCAGCAGCTCCTCAAGGCCCTGCGCGAAGCGGAAGCCTACCCCGGACCGTCCCTGATCATCGCCTACGCTCCGTGCATCAACCAGGGGCTTCGCAGAGGCATGGGCAAGACCCAGCTCGAATCGAAGCTGGCCGTACAGTCCGGCTACTGGCCGCTGTACCGCTTCAACCCCTTGTTGTCCGAAGAGGGCAAGAATCCGTTTATCCTGGACTCCAAGGCTCCGGACGGAAGCATCCAGGAATTCCTGGCCAGCGAAAACAGATACGCTCTGCTCGAAAAGATCGCGCCCGAAGACTCCAAGAGACTGCGGACCCAGATCGAGCAGGATTATCTGCAGCGTTTTGAAATGTACGAGTACCTTGCCAAGCAGGAGCCCACGGCGGGCAAGGCGGCTTCCGCTCCTGTCACCGTATCTGCTGCGGCGGGCGAGGGTTGTACATTGACGGCGACGGCGGAGCATGCGGGGGCGAATAAGCCCGGCTTGCCCTGCGATGACGGCCGCGCCGGCAAATAG
- a CDS encoding L-lactate permease, whose amino-acid sequence MSITVLAMVALLPILVALVLMVGMRWPSTKAMPLAWLVCVLGAILAWNLPVGYVAALSLQGIVVAIGVLIIVFGAIIILYTLKYSGGMETIQYGMQGISRDKRIQAIIIGFMFAAFIEGAAGFGTPAALAAPLLLSLGFPPLAAAVICLVFNSFPVSFGAVGTPILVGLKFLGPLATGAVEAGTVGLNFTDFGSFAKVIGQWVTVMYGPMIFILPIFMLGFLTRFFGKNKSWSEGFAAWQFCVFAAVAFIVPYLTFAWLVGPEFPSLIGGLVGLGIIVAGAKAGFCVPKESWDFGPQSTWDSDWTGTIATSTNTEFKPHMSQFKAWLPYILIGAILVVTRIPELGLKAVLAAQKLPFNDILGYKGVSASIDYLYLPGTIPFMLVALLTILIHGMKGEAVKQAWTESFVKMKAPTIALFAAVALVSIFRGSGVADAVLNPNNYPSMPLAMAKTVAAFAGNAWPMLASYVGGLGAFITGSNTVSDLLFAEFQWGVAQQLELPRQIIVAAQVAGGAMGNMVCIHNIVAVCAVTGLIGREGMILKRTFWPFMLYGIVVGIIATLMSFVFLPHLF is encoded by the coding sequence ATGTCAATTACTGTCTTGGCAATGGTGGCTCTGTTGCCCATTCTGGTGGCTCTTGTTCTGATGGTCGGCATGCGCTGGCCGTCTACGAAAGCCATGCCCCTTGCGTGGCTTGTGTGTGTCCTCGGCGCAATTCTCGCGTGGAATCTGCCCGTCGGTTATGTCGCGGCCTTGTCGCTTCAGGGTATTGTGGTCGCCATCGGCGTTTTGATCATCGTCTTCGGCGCGATCATCATCCTGTACACCCTGAAATATTCAGGTGGCATGGAAACCATTCAGTACGGCATGCAGGGCATCAGCCGTGACAAGCGCATCCAGGCCATCATCATCGGCTTCATGTTCGCGGCCTTCATCGAAGGCGCGGCCGGTTTCGGCACGCCTGCCGCCCTGGCCGCTCCGCTCTTGCTGTCCCTGGGCTTCCCGCCCTTGGCCGCAGCGGTCATCTGCCTGGTCTTCAACTCCTTCCCCGTATCTTTCGGCGCGGTCGGAACACCCATCCTGGTCGGCTTGAAGTTCCTCGGACCGTTGGCTACAGGCGCGGTCGAGGCCGGCACCGTCGGTTTGAACTTCACCGATTTCGGTTCCTTCGCCAAGGTCATCGGTCAGTGGGTTACCGTCATGTACGGTCCCATGATCTTCATCCTGCCCATCTTCATGCTCGGCTTTCTGACCCGCTTCTTCGGCAAGAACAAGTCCTGGAGCGAAGGCTTTGCCGCCTGGCAGTTCTGTGTTTTCGCCGCCGTGGCCTTCATTGTTCCTTACCTGACCTTCGCTTGGCTGGTCGGACCTGAGTTCCCGTCCCTGATCGGTGGTCTGGTTGGTCTGGGCATCATCGTTGCCGGCGCCAAGGCCGGTTTCTGCGTGCCCAAGGAAAGCTGGGATTTCGGCCCGCAGTCCACATGGGACTCTGACTGGACCGGCACCATCGCCACGTCCACCAACACCGAGTTCAAGCCCCACATGAGCCAGTTCAAGGCATGGCTGCCCTACATCCTGATCGGCGCCATCCTGGTCGTGACCCGTATCCCCGAACTGGGCCTCAAGGCCGTCCTGGCCGCCCAGAAGCTGCCTTTCAACGACATCCTCGGCTACAAGGGCGTTTCAGCCTCCATTGATTATCTGTACCTGCCCGGCACCATTCCTTTCATGCTGGTCGCGCTGCTGACCATCCTGATCCACGGCATGAAGGGCGAAGCCGTCAAGCAGGCCTGGACCGAATCCTTCGTCAAGATGAAGGCTCCGACCATCGCACTGTTTGCCGCCGTGGCCCTGGTTTCCATCTTCCGCGGTTCCGGTGTTGCCGATGCCGTCCTGAACCCCAACAACTACCCCTCCATGCCTCTGGCCATGGCCAAGACCGTTGCCGCTTTCGCGGGTAACGCCTGGCCGATGCTGGCCTCCTATGTCGGTGGCCTGGGTGCGTTCATCACCGGCTCGAACACGGTCTCCGACCTTCTGTTCGCGGAATTCCAGTGGGGCGTGGCCCAGCAGCTCGAACTGCCCCGTCAGATCATCGTGGCCGCCCAGGTCGCCGGTGGCGCCATGGGCAACATGGTCTGCATCCACAACATCGTGGCTGTCTGCGCCGTGACCGGCCTCATCGGCCGCGAAGGCATGATCTTGAAGCGCACCTTCTGGCCCTTCATGCTCTACGGCATTGTCGTGGGCATCATCGCCACTTTGATGAGCTTTGTCTTCCTGCCTCACCTGTTCTAA